GTAATCGCCCAGTTGGTGGGTTAGCTGTGTGATATAGCCACTTGATGCCGCACGGATGCGGTTCATACCAGAAAACCTAAAAGTAGTATCCAGCACGTTAATAGCGTTGCCTATACTTTGCGACTCTTTAGTTTTGATAACAAACAACAACTGCCCTTTTTGCACAAACTGCCCTGGCTTAACATTCACTTTTTCCACGTAGCCTATGGCATTGGCCTTTACATAGCTGCGCTGTAAAAAGGTTGATGTGGCGTTAAGCAAAATAGTGTCTGATACGGCACCGGTTTCAATATGGGTGATGGTAACAGGAGTAATAGCGTTTGCAGTGCTGCCTTCATCGTCGCCGGCATCTTTGCCGCCGCTACAGGCGCTCAAAACAGATGCGGCGCAAAACGCCAATAGTGGTAAAATATATTTGTGTTTGTACATGTTTATGGCTATTTATTCCAGTAATTCAATTGGTTGATGAGTTGCAGTTGGGCAATGGTATTGGTGCTGAGCAAGTTTTTAACAGACAGGTAATTGTTTACCGCCAGGATGAGGTCGGCAATTTTCAGGTCGCCGGTTTGCAGCAGTTTGGTATCTACCTTAATTAATGACTCTGAGTACCTGAACTGATTGCGGATATCGGCCAGCAGGCTATCATATCCGGTAATCTGCTCACGCAGTTGGTGGATCTGTTGGGTGTATTGCTGATCAAAAAACTGTTTGTATTGCTGACGGGTATCCTCTTCCAGTTGAATTTTACGATGCGCCAGTTTACGCTGACCGCCATCATAAATAGGGATGCTTAAACCAAAGCCCACGCTGGCGCCCCAGTTTTTATAATACTCCTCGGTAAGATCAGAATTGTAACCGCCATCTACAAAAGCATGCAGTTTGGGTTTATAATTATAATCTACCAGTTGGTGCGAGTTGCGCAAACGGACGCTATCTAACTGAAACTGCTTAAAGAAGATGCTTTGCGTTTTATCTGCCAGAAAAGCCGGGCGGATATCGGGCCTGTTCAGCGAGTCTAAAGTAGTATCGCGGATGCCGGCTAAATATTTAAGGGTCGAGTAATCGGCTTTAT
This region of Mucilaginibacter yixingensis genomic DNA includes:
- a CDS encoding TolC family protein; translated protein: MKRYFLCLLFLLTAFYSKAQNRSLDDFIQSAVTSSPLIRDLNNQILSAQIDSIRLKAGFKPQVTGNALGLYAPVLNGYGYSTAITNGQQLTGLVTVDKQFIGKSYLNAQVQSILNQKDSLRNSIRLSEQDLRKTIAAQYITAYGSQEQQRFTQDVVDLLSKEEQVLLKLTRTNVYKQSDYLAFLVTLKQAQLQLSQARLQYKADYSTLKYLAGIRDTTLDSLNRPDIRPAFLADKTQSIFFKQFQLDSVRLRNSHQLVDYNYKPKLHAFVDGGYNSDLTEEYYKNWGASVGFGLSIPIYDGGQRKLAHRKIQLEEDTRQQYKQFFDQQYTQQIHQLREQITGYDSLLADIRNQFRYSESLIKVDTKLLQTGDLKIADLILAVNNYLSVKNLLSTNTIAQLQLINQLNYWNK